One window of Tenacibaculum maritimum NCIMB 2154 genomic DNA carries:
- a CDS encoding DUF2480 family protein → MEDEIVNKVAKSKLVTIDLEDFYPLGDRVIFDISKWLHEGLILKEKEFREAVENCDWSQYKDCYVALICATDAIIPSWAYLLLATKLSVFAKKTVVGDLTLLETIVYQEIIATVEIEEFRNKPVIIKGCSNKPIPASAYTLLIEKIQPVVRSIMFGEACSTVPLYKNK, encoded by the coding sequence ATGGAAGATGAAATAGTAAATAAGGTAGCAAAAAGTAAATTAGTAACAATAGATCTTGAAGATTTTTACCCTTTAGGAGATCGTGTTATTTTTGATATAAGCAAATGGCTGCACGAAGGATTAATTCTTAAGGAAAAAGAATTTAGAGAAGCAGTTGAAAATTGCGATTGGTCGCAGTATAAAGACTGCTATGTTGCGTTGATTTGTGCTACCGATGCTATTATTCCTTCTTGGGCATATTTATTATTGGCAACAAAGCTATCAGTATTTGCAAAAAAAACAGTAGTGGGCGATTTAACATTACTGGAAACAATTGTTTATCAGGAAATAATAGCCACAGTAGAAATAGAAGAGTTTAGGAATAAGCCAGTGATTATTAAAGGATGTTCAAATAAGCCAATTCCTGCATCTGCCTATACTTTATTGATAGAAAAAATACAGCCTGTAGTAAGAAGCATTATGTTTGGAGAAGCTTGTTCTACAGTTCCTTTGTATAAAAATAAATAA
- a CDS encoding SufE family protein has product MTIKEIQEEIIDEFSMFEDWMERYEYIIDLGKSLPMINEDYKLDENLIKGCQSKVWLYSELKNDVVAFTADSDAILTKGIAALLLRVFSNQKPQDILNADTSFIDEIGLKEHLSPTRANGLVSMVKQIKMYAVAQQSKLAN; this is encoded by the coding sequence ATGACTATCAAAGAAATACAAGAAGAAATTATAGACGAGTTTTCTATGTTTGAAGACTGGATGGAACGTTATGAATACATTATTGATTTAGGTAAATCTTTGCCCATGATAAATGAAGATTATAAATTAGATGAGAACCTAATTAAAGGATGTCAATCTAAAGTATGGTTGTATTCAGAGCTAAAGAATGATGTTGTAGCATTTACCGCAGATAGTGATGCTATTTTAACGAAAGGAATCGCTGCGTTATTATTACGAGTGTTTTCTAATCAAAAACCACAAGATATCTTAAATGCAGATACCAGTTTCATTGATGAAATAGGTTTGAAAGAACATTTAAGCCCTACTAGAGCTAATGGGCTTGTTTCTATGGTAAAACAAATTAAAATGTATGCAGTAGCTCAGCAAAGCAAATTAGCAAATTAA
- a CDS encoding DUF3078 domain-containing protein, translated as MRKLFTVLVLGLAFTMNAQDKKETPKDGWKRSGNITLLGNQSAFSNWVAGGNNSVAATLGLNYDFNLLKGDWSWDNKIIAQYGLSHTQGTGRRKTDDLFEFNSLVGKKAEGYWSYSFFLNLRSQFTNGYDYTGGVEGPKTSSFFSPGYLTFGPGLLWKKSDNFKINLAPATSKMTFVSNEFAGAYGTDPGETFLYQLGFYGSLYYKTDIMENISLENIVSVFSNYLEKPQNVDITHQLNLVMKINKYLSTNLSLHTIIDDDASSRVQFKEVFGLGASYRF; from the coding sequence ATGAGAAAATTATTTACAGTTTTAGTCTTAGGATTAGCATTTACAATGAATGCACAAGACAAAAAAGAAACCCCAAAAGATGGTTGGAAAAGAAGTGGTAATATTACCTTACTAGGAAACCAATCTGCATTTTCTAACTGGGTTGCAGGAGGAAATAATTCCGTGGCTGCTACATTAGGTTTGAATTATGATTTTAACTTATTAAAAGGAGATTGGAGTTGGGATAATAAAATTATTGCTCAGTATGGTTTAAGCCATACACAAGGAACAGGAAGAAGAAAGACTGATGATTTATTTGAATTTAATTCTCTGGTAGGTAAGAAAGCAGAAGGATATTGGTCATATTCATTCTTTTTAAATTTACGTTCTCAATTTACAAATGGTTATGATTATACTGGTGGGGTAGAAGGTCCAAAAACGTCATCATTCTTTTCACCAGGTTATTTAACTTTTGGACCAGGTTTATTGTGGAAAAAATCCGATAACTTTAAAATTAATCTAGCACCAGCAACTTCGAAAATGACATTTGTTTCTAATGAGTTTGCAGGAGCTTACGGAACAGATCCAGGAGAAACGTTTTTATATCAGTTAGGTTTTTATGGTTCATTATATTATAAAACTGATATTATGGAAAATATTTCTTTGGAAAACATAGTAAGTGTTTTTTCTAATTACTTAGAGAAGCCTCAAAATGTAGATATAACACATCAATTAAATCTTGTCATGAAAATTAATAAATACTTATCTACAAACTTGAGTTTACATACAATCATTGACGATGATGCATCTAGTAGAGTACAATTTAAAGAAGTATTTGGATTAGGAGCTAGCTACCGCTTCTAA
- the glpQ gene encoding glycerophosphodiester phosphodiesterase: MKNTIIIAHRGASGYLPEHTMESKAMAYAMQPDFIEQDLVLSKDDIPIVIHDIYLDDVTNVSSKFPNKKRNDGRFYVIDFTFKEIQELEVTERFHPKTGIQVYQKRFPTGKSSFRLHTFQQEIELIQGLNKSTGKNIGIYPEIKNPLFHQKEGKDISKIVVQILADYGYTSKQNKCMLQCFDAKELKRIREDLRAELFLVQLIEFPEELHQLSSFATYADAIGPWYKYILDKKAHGEWKITSLVKDAHKLGLQVHPYTLRADQLDEFTSFEEMVKTLVYKANIDGAFTDFPDQMALHIR; encoded by the coding sequence ATGAAAAATACCATAATAATTGCCCATAGAGGAGCTTCTGGCTATTTACCTGAGCATACTATGGAATCGAAAGCCATGGCATATGCAATGCAACCTGACTTTATTGAACAAGATTTAGTACTTAGTAAAGATGATATCCCTATTGTTATTCATGACATTTATTTAGATGATGTAACCAATGTGTCATCAAAATTCCCTAATAAAAAACGCAACGATGGACGCTTCTATGTAATTGATTTTACCTTTAAAGAAATACAAGAATTAGAAGTTACAGAACGTTTCCATCCTAAAACAGGAATACAGGTGTATCAAAAAAGGTTTCCTACGGGAAAAAGCAGCTTTAGACTTCACACTTTCCAACAAGAAATAGAGTTGATCCAAGGATTGAATAAGAGTACTGGTAAAAATATTGGTATTTATCCTGAAATTAAAAACCCGCTTTTCCATCAAAAAGAAGGCAAAGATATTTCTAAAATTGTAGTACAAATTTTAGCGGATTATGGTTATACATCCAAGCAAAATAAATGCATGTTACAATGCTTCGATGCGAAAGAATTAAAACGAATAAGAGAAGATTTACGCGCTGAGCTATTTTTAGTACAATTAATTGAATTTCCTGAAGAACTCCATCAGCTTTCATCTTTTGCAACTTATGCCGATGCTATTGGACCTTGGTACAAATATATTCTCGATAAAAAGGCACATGGAGAATGGAAAATAACTTCTCTTGTCAAAGATGCTCATAAACTCGGCTTACAAGTCCACCCCTATACGCTTAGAGCCGATCAATTAGACGAGTTTACTTCCTTTGAGGAAATGGTAAAAACCTTGGTTTACAAAGCCAATATAGATGGTGCCTTTACTGATTTCCCTGATCAAATGGCTCTACACATTCGTTAA
- a CDS encoding PfkB family carbohydrate kinase, with protein sequence MSKLLAVGTVAFDAIETPFGKTDKILGGSGTFVGLAASQFGVQTGVVSVVGGDFPQSYLDMMNKKGIDTTGVEIVKEGKTFFWSGKYHNDMNSRDTLVTELNVLEHFQPIVPSSFKDAEIVMLGNLHPLTQAAVLDQMDKQPKLVVLDTMNFWMDIALNDLHEVLKRVDVITINDEEARQLSGEYSLVNAAKKIHEMGPKYVVIKKGEHGALLFNEGNMFYAPALPLAEVFDPTGAGDTFAGGFCGYLAKTGDISFENMKSAIIFGSNLASFCVEKFGTQRMEELTKDEVQIRLQSFKDLTQFDIKIS encoded by the coding sequence ATGAGTAAATTATTAGCAGTTGGTACAGTAGCTTTTGATGCTATTGAAACGCCGTTTGGTAAAACAGATAAAATTTTAGGAGGATCAGGAACTTTTGTCGGATTGGCAGCCTCTCAATTTGGAGTACAAACAGGAGTTGTTTCTGTAGTTGGTGGAGATTTCCCTCAATCATATTTAGACATGATGAACAAAAAAGGAATTGATACTACAGGAGTTGAAATCGTTAAAGAAGGAAAAACTTTCTTTTGGAGCGGTAAATATCATAATGACATGAACTCTCGTGATACTTTGGTTACAGAGCTAAATGTTTTAGAACATTTCCAACCAATAGTTCCTTCAAGTTTCAAAGATGCTGAAATTGTAATGCTGGGGAACTTACATCCTTTAACGCAAGCTGCTGTTTTAGACCAAATGGATAAACAGCCAAAATTAGTAGTACTAGATACTATGAATTTTTGGATGGATATTGCTTTAAATGATTTACACGAAGTATTGAAACGTGTAGATGTTATCACTATTAATGACGAAGAAGCTCGCCAATTAAGTGGTGAATACTCTTTAGTTAATGCTGCAAAAAAAATCCATGAAATGGGACCTAAATATGTAGTAATTAAAAAAGGGGAACACGGAGCATTACTATTTAATGAAGGAAATATGTTTTATGCCCCTGCATTGCCTTTAGCTGAAGTATTTGATCCTACAGGAGCTGGTGATACTTTTGCAGGTGGTTTTTGCGGCTATTTAGCAAAAACTGGAGACATCTCTTTTGAAAATATGAAAAGTGCTATTATTTTCGGATCCAATCTGGCTTCTTTCTGTGTTGAAAAATTCGGAACACAACGAATGGAAGAACTTACAAAAGATGAGGTCCAAATCCGCCTACAATCTTTTAAAGATCTGACACAGTTCGATATAAAAATTTCATAA
- a CDS encoding CNNM domain-containing protein: MTLLIIYAAISIFFSFLCSILEAVLLSVTPTFISVKKKETKTYATDLEELKKDVDKPLIAILTLNTLAHTVGAILVGTEAKKVFNDDGYGVFIVSAVMTILILVASEIIPKTIGATYWKQLANFTTKALKLMIFPLRWTGVLWLLQLTTKLIGGKGAHGNSVLSREDFTAMTEIAHEEGVFKESESKVIKNLLSFKEIQVKDIMTPRTVLKVADEKQTIQSFFDEHSTFRFSRIPIFSKNPDTISGYFLKDKLLEAIIEGNGEKPLEFIKREIMVTKRDLPIPELFEKLIEKREHLALVVDEYGSVSGLVTQEDVIETLLGLEIMDESDKVADLQQLARKSWEKRAKLLGIIDKNKEQ; the protein is encoded by the coding sequence ATGACACTTTTAATTATTTACGCAGCAATATCAATTTTCTTTTCGTTTCTATGCTCTATTTTGGAAGCAGTTTTATTAAGTGTTACTCCCACTTTTATCAGTGTAAAGAAAAAAGAAACAAAAACGTATGCAACGGACTTGGAGGAGTTAAAAAAGGATGTAGATAAGCCTTTAATAGCTATATTAACGTTAAATACATTAGCACACACAGTAGGAGCTATATTAGTAGGAACAGAGGCTAAAAAGGTGTTTAATGATGATGGATATGGTGTTTTTATAGTGTCCGCAGTTATGACCATTTTAATTTTGGTGGCCTCTGAGATCATCCCGAAAACAATAGGAGCTACGTATTGGAAGCAATTAGCTAATTTTACAACAAAGGCATTAAAATTGATGATTTTTCCTTTAAGATGGACAGGCGTTTTGTGGTTGTTGCAGTTAACGACAAAATTAATAGGAGGGAAAGGAGCTCATGGTAATAGTGTGTTAAGTAGAGAAGATTTTACAGCAATGACAGAAATTGCTCATGAGGAAGGGGTTTTTAAAGAATCAGAAAGTAAGGTGATTAAGAACTTGTTAAGCTTTAAAGAGATTCAAGTAAAAGATATTATGACTCCTAGAACTGTTTTAAAGGTGGCAGATGAAAAGCAAACAATTCAATCTTTCTTTGATGAGCATTCTACCTTTCGCTTTTCTAGAATCCCTATTTTTTCTAAAAATCCTGATACTATTTCTGGTTATTTTTTAAAGGATAAATTATTAGAGGCAATTATAGAAGGAAATGGAGAAAAGCCATTAGAATTTATCAAAAGAGAAATAATGGTTACAAAGAGGGATTTACCTATTCCAGAACTATTTGAGAAGCTAATAGAGAAAAGAGAACATTTGGCTTTGGTTGTGGATGAATATGGTTCGGTAAGTGGTTTGGTAACACAAGAAGATGTGATTGAAACGTTGCTAGGTTTAGAAATTATGGATGAAAGTGATAAAGTGGCAGATTTGCAGCAATTGGCTAGGAAAAGCTGGGAGAAGAGAGCGAAGCTATTAGGAATTATAGATAAGAATAAAGAGCAATAG
- a CDS encoding YfcC family protein gives MKKLKFPTPHTILLLIAGFVALLTWFIPAGKFDTLQYQKKDNSFIYTHLNETKELPANQETLENLGIKIPLNKFTDGDIGKPISIPKTYTRLAPRPQGLLAFFKSPIKGIIQSSDIILFVLILGGVIGIMNFTGAFDAGISWLANTLKGKEYWLIIVVTTLIAIGGTTFGLAEETIAFYPILIPIFLAAKYDAIVALACVYIGSSIGTMCSTVNPFSVIIASDAAGINWTTGFTGRLIMLLLGLAICIFYILRYANKVQKDPTKSIIFKEKESIENLFGNATSNAHQLTNRLRLILIVFSLCFVIMIYGVSRLNWWFEEMTVVFLVGAILIGVLGKIKEDKFVAVFIQGASDLLSVAFIIGIARGVSILMEQGFISDTILQYANDFTSEMPKGIFTNVLLFIYSGLSFFIPSSSGMAVLTMPIMSPLADTVGIGREIIVNAYQYGMGLFAFINPTGLILASLAIVKIGYDKWLKFIIPLVIILTFFTVISLTIQVYL, from the coding sequence TTGAAAAAACTAAAATTTCCAACCCCCCATACTATTTTACTCTTAATAGCTGGTTTTGTTGCACTACTTACTTGGTTTATTCCAGCTGGTAAATTTGACACCTTACAATATCAAAAGAAGGACAACTCTTTTATCTACACGCATCTAAATGAAACTAAGGAGTTACCAGCAAATCAAGAAACACTAGAAAACTTAGGAATCAAAATCCCTTTAAACAAGTTTACTGATGGTGATATAGGAAAACCTATTAGCATCCCTAAAACCTATACACGGCTAGCACCAAGGCCACAAGGACTCTTAGCTTTTTTTAAATCACCTATAAAAGGAATCATACAATCTTCAGATATTATTTTATTTGTTTTAATTTTAGGAGGAGTCATTGGAATTATGAACTTTACGGGAGCTTTTGATGCAGGCATCTCTTGGCTAGCAAATACCTTAAAAGGAAAAGAATATTGGTTAATTATCGTTGTAACTACCTTAATAGCTATTGGAGGAACTACTTTTGGATTAGCTGAGGAAACAATTGCTTTCTATCCAATATTAATTCCTATTTTTTTAGCAGCTAAATACGACGCTATCGTTGCACTAGCCTGTGTATATATTGGCTCTTCTATTGGAACCATGTGCTCTACAGTAAACCCTTTTAGCGTTATTATTGCCTCTGATGCAGCTGGAATAAACTGGACTACAGGATTTACAGGAAGACTTATCATGCTTTTATTAGGACTAGCTATCTGCATTTTTTATATCTTAAGATATGCTAATAAAGTACAAAAAGATCCTACAAAGTCTATTATATTTAAAGAAAAGGAAAGCATTGAAAACCTTTTTGGAAACGCTACATCTAATGCACATCAGCTAACAAATCGATTGCGACTAATTTTAATTGTTTTTTCATTATGTTTCGTCATTATGATTTATGGAGTTTCTCGCTTAAATTGGTGGTTTGAAGAAATGACGGTAGTCTTTTTAGTAGGTGCTATTTTAATTGGCGTACTTGGTAAAATAAAAGAAGATAAATTTGTAGCTGTTTTCATCCAAGGAGCAAGTGATTTGCTAAGTGTTGCCTTTATTATAGGAATTGCCAGAGGGGTATCTATATTAATGGAACAAGGATTCATTAGTGATACGATCTTACAATATGCAAACGACTTTACTAGTGAAATGCCCAAAGGCATATTTACAAATGTCTTATTATTTATTTACTCGGGCTTATCTTTCTTTATTCCTAGCTCTTCTGGAATGGCAGTTTTAACAATGCCTATCATGTCTCCTCTAGCTGATACGGTAGGTATTGGGAGAGAAATTATTGTAAATGCATATCAATATGGTATGGGGCTATTTGCTTTTATCAACCCTACAGGATTGATATTAGCTTCATTAGCCATCGTAAAAATAGGCTACGACAAATGGTTAAAATTCATCATTCCACTAGTTATTATACTAACATTTTTTACAGTAATTTCGTTAACCATTCAGGTCTATTTGTAA
- a CDS encoding DUF59 domain-containing protein: MTENQLEELGDKIVRVLKTIYDPEIPVDIYELGLIYDVFVSEENDAKILMTLTSPNCPVAESLPVEIEEKVKTLKEINNCEVEITFDPTWTQEMMSEEAKLELGML, from the coding sequence ATGACAGAGAATCAATTAGAAGAGTTGGGAGATAAAATAGTACGTGTTTTAAAAACTATTTATGATCCAGAAATTCCAGTAGATATTTATGAGTTAGGATTAATTTACGATGTTTTTGTATCTGAAGAAAATGATGCAAAAATTTTGATGACGTTAACTTCTCCTAATTGTCCGGTAGCAGAAAGTTTACCTGTAGAGATTGAAGAAAAGGTAAAAACATTGAAAGAAATTAATAATTGCGAGGTTGAAATTACTTTTGATCCAACATGGACGCAGGAGATGATGAGTGAAGAGGCAAAGTTAGAATTAGGAATGCTTTAA
- a CDS encoding amidophosphoribosyltransferase yields the protein MSDAIKHECGIAMVRLKKPLQFYKDKYGSAFYGINKMYLLMEKQHNRGQDGAGLASVKFNVNPGTRYISRIRSNKTQPIQDIFGQINKRLNGVLEKNPDKKEDVSWQEENMPYIGNLFLGHVRYGTFGKNSIESVHPFLRQSNWKHQNLIVAGNFNMTNSKQLLNDLIELGQHPKEFTDTVTVMENIGHFLEDEVSDLYLKAKDAGYNKKDASPFIEEHLDIQRILKRSSKNWDGGYAMAGLLGHGDAFVMRDPSGIRPTFFYEDEEVVVVASERPVIQTVFNVRIEEVKELDRGSALIIKKNGNTSIQPILAQKEHKACSFERIYFSRGSDASIYEERKNLGKYVFPKVLESIDSDIENSVFTYIPNTAETSFYGMMEAAEDILNKQKTAAIIAGNGQLSKEKVTEILSKRPRFEKIAIKDAKLRTFIADDSSRDDLVAHVYDITYGVVKPTDNLVIIDDSIVRGTTLKKSIIKILDRLQPKKIVVVSSAPQIRYPDCYGIDMAKIGDFIAFKAALALLKETNQYDIVDQVYQKSKAQQGTEDKNIINYVKDIYAPFTNEQIATKIAEMLKTSEIKADVEVIFQPVDGLHKACPNSLGDWYFTGNYPTHGGHRVVNEAFINFYEGNNKRAY from the coding sequence ATGAGTGACGCTATTAAACACGAATGCGGAATTGCAATGGTTCGATTAAAAAAACCGTTGCAGTTTTACAAAGATAAATACGGTTCTGCCTTCTATGGAATCAATAAAATGTATTTATTAATGGAAAAACAGCATAACCGAGGTCAGGATGGTGCTGGTTTGGCAAGTGTAAAGTTTAATGTAAATCCAGGGACTCGCTATATCAGTAGAATCCGCTCTAATAAAACGCAGCCTATTCAAGATATTTTTGGACAAATTAATAAAAGGTTAAATGGCGTTCTGGAAAAAAATCCCGATAAAAAAGAGGATGTTTCTTGGCAAGAAGAAAACATGCCATACATTGGGAATCTCTTTTTAGGACACGTTCGTTATGGAACTTTTGGAAAAAACAGCATTGAAAGTGTGCACCCTTTTCTTCGCCAAAGCAATTGGAAGCATCAAAATTTAATTGTTGCTGGAAACTTTAATATGACCAATTCAAAACAGCTCTTAAATGATTTAATTGAGCTAGGACAACATCCTAAAGAGTTTACAGACACTGTAACTGTTATGGAAAATATTGGGCACTTTCTGGAAGATGAAGTATCAGACTTGTACCTAAAAGCTAAAGATGCTGGTTATAATAAAAAAGACGCTTCTCCTTTTATTGAAGAACACTTAGATATACAACGTATTTTAAAACGTTCTTCAAAAAATTGGGATGGGGGCTATGCTATGGCTGGTTTACTAGGTCATGGAGATGCTTTTGTTATGAGAGATCCTTCAGGAATCCGACCTACTTTTTTTTATGAAGATGAAGAAGTAGTAGTTGTAGCTTCTGAAAGACCTGTGATTCAAACCGTTTTTAATGTTCGTATTGAAGAAGTAAAGGAACTAGATAGAGGAAGTGCACTTATCATTAAGAAAAATGGAAATACTTCTATTCAACCTATTCTAGCGCAAAAAGAGCACAAAGCTTGTTCTTTTGAACGTATCTATTTTTCTAGAGGAAGTGATGCTTCTATTTATGAAGAACGAAAAAACTTAGGAAAATATGTTTTCCCTAAAGTTTTAGAATCCATTGATAGTGATATAGAAAACAGTGTTTTCACATATATTCCTAACACTGCTGAAACTTCTTTTTATGGAATGATGGAAGCTGCGGAAGATATATTAAATAAGCAAAAAACAGCAGCTATTATTGCTGGAAATGGTCAGCTTTCTAAAGAAAAGGTTACCGAAATATTATCCAAGAGACCGCGCTTTGAAAAAATTGCGATTAAAGATGCCAAACTTAGAACTTTTATTGCTGATGACAGTAGTAGAGATGACCTAGTAGCACACGTATATGATATAACTTATGGAGTAGTAAAACCAACAGATAATTTGGTTATTATTGATGATAGTATTGTACGTGGAACAACTCTAAAAAAGAGTATCATTAAAATATTAGATAGATTACAACCTAAAAAAATAGTAGTAGTTTCTTCTGCTCCCCAAATAAGATATCCTGATTGCTACGGTATTGATATGGCGAAAATCGGAGATTTTATTGCTTTTAAAGCTGCTTTAGCACTATTAAAAGAAACAAACCAATACGATATAGTTGACCAAGTATATCAAAAAAGCAAAGCACAACAAGGAACCGAAGATAAAAATATCATTAACTATGTAAAAGATATTTATGCTCCTTTTACTAATGAACAAATTGCTACTAAGATTGCTGAAATGCTAAAAACATCAGAAATAAAAGCGGATGTAGAAGTTATTTTCCAACCTGTAGATGGATTGCATAAAGCCTGCCCTAATAGTTTAGGAGACTGGTATTTCACAGGAAACTATCCTACACATGGAGGACATCGAGTTGTCAATGAAGCTTTTATTAATTTTTATGAAGGTAATAATAAAAGGGCTTATTAA
- a CDS encoding chloride channel protein, giving the protein MPRSKNIFRRILIWRYKYVSERQFVYVLSILVGFLAGLGTLVLKNMTFFFHDILEGNLIKGFHNPLYFIFPIIGLFLVYSIKRFLLKKDIGHGISTTLYAISKRSGIIEKYKIYASLITAPITVGFGGSAGLQGPAVSTGAALGSTIAQLFHMNTKTRMLLIGCATAGAMSSMFKAPVAAIVFAVEIFSLDLAFASLVPLLLASVSAVITSYFFLGHDVLLGFKLQDVFEIKDIAFYILLGIGTGVASVYFSKTYFAINSLFDQFEKPFQKLVIGAITIGVLLYLIPSLYGEGYGVINSLLKGDAIGALKKIPYDFDFTNAWVVIVFLLIIILFKGIAMTVTFAAGGVGGIFIPTLVMGSALGSVFAKVINEFGFSISESNFTLIGMTGLMAGVLHAPLTAIFLIAEITGGYDLFVPLMLVAAISYAFTKYFVSNSIYTVELAKKGALITHNKDKNVLMMMELDQVIETNFKQVTPEMTLGELLRNAVAVSSRNIFPVLDETQQFLGIVLLDDIRPMMFDQDLYDKTNVADVMRSAPGIIFHDDAAEKVMEKFKESGAWNLPVVEKGKYIGFISKSKLLTVYRNKLIEVTV; this is encoded by the coding sequence ATGCCACGATCTAAAAATATATTTCGCAGAATTTTAATTTGGAGATACAAGTATGTGTCTGAACGACAGTTTGTATATGTACTTAGTATCTTAGTTGGATTTTTAGCAGGTTTAGGAACATTGGTATTAAAGAATATGACGTTCTTTTTTCATGATATTCTCGAAGGAAACTTAATTAAAGGGTTTCACAATCCTTTGTATTTTATTTTTCCTATCATAGGTTTATTTTTAGTGTATTCTATTAAGAGGTTCCTCCTTAAAAAAGATATTGGTCATGGAATTTCAACAACGTTATATGCGATATCAAAACGAAGCGGAATTATAGAGAAATATAAAATATATGCTTCTTTAATAACAGCGCCAATTACTGTAGGTTTTGGAGGATCGGCAGGATTACAAGGTCCTGCTGTAAGTACAGGAGCTGCATTAGGATCAACAATAGCGCAATTATTTCATATGAATACAAAAACACGTATGTTACTGATAGGTTGTGCTACTGCAGGAGCTATGTCATCAATGTTTAAAGCTCCTGTAGCTGCAATCGTTTTTGCTGTTGAAATTTTTAGTTTAGATTTAGCGTTTGCTTCTTTAGTACCCTTGCTGCTAGCTTCTGTGTCAGCAGTAATAACCTCTTATTTTTTCTTAGGACACGATGTATTACTGGGTTTTAAGTTACAAGATGTTTTTGAAATTAAAGACATAGCCTTTTATATTTTATTAGGGATAGGAACGGGAGTGGCTTCTGTATATTTTTCAAAGACTTATTTTGCAATCAATAGTCTTTTTGATCAGTTTGAAAAACCTTTTCAAAAATTAGTTATAGGAGCTATTACAATAGGTGTGTTACTATATTTAATACCTTCTTTGTATGGGGAGGGATATGGAGTTATTAATAGTTTACTAAAAGGAGATGCGATTGGGGCTTTAAAGAAAATTCCATACGATTTTGATTTTACTAATGCATGGGTTGTTATTGTTTTCTTATTAATTATAATTCTTTTTAAAGGGATTGCTATGACCGTAACTTTTGCTGCTGGAGGAGTAGGAGGTATTTTTATACCAACCTTGGTTATGGGGAGTGCTTTGGGGAGTGTATTTGCAAAAGTTATTAATGAGTTTGGTTTTTCAATATCAGAATCTAATTTCACCTTGATAGGAATGACTGGGTTAATGGCAGGAGTTTTACATGCTCCATTAACAGCCATCTTTTTGATAGCAGAAATTACAGGAGGTTATGATTTGTTTGTGCCTTTAATGTTAGTAGCAGCTATATCTTATGCGTTTACCAAGTATTTTGTATCTAATTCTATATATACTGTTGAATTAGCGAAAAAAGGAGCGCTAATTACTCATAATAAGGATAAGAATGTACTAATGATGATGGAGTTAGATCAGGTTATAGAAACGAATTTTAAGCAAGTTACTCCTGAAATGACACTTGGAGAATTATTAAGAAACGCAGTAGCAGTGTCTTCTCGGAATATTTTTCCTGTATTAGACGAAACGCAGCAATTTTTAGGGATTGTATTATTGGATGATATTCGCCCGATGATGTTTGACCAAGATTTGTATGATAAAACGAATGTAGCAGATGTTATGAGAAGTGCTCCTGGGATTATCTTTCATGATGATGCTGCTGAAAAGGTCATGGAAAAGTTTAAAGAGAGTGGAGCTTGGAACCTTCCTGTGGTTGAAAAAGGAAAATATATTGGTTTTATCTCAAAGTCAAAATTATTAACGGTTTACAGAAATAAATTGATAGAAGTTACTGTTTAA